From the genome of Mauremys reevesii isolate NIE-2019 linkage group 24, ASM1616193v1, whole genome shotgun sequence:
ggctccagcttttctgccgccccaaccggcaaaaaaaataaaaaaataccggacgtgccacccctttgaactggccgccccaagcacctgcttcctatgctggtgcctggagccggccctgtcgcTCTCACCGCACCCCCATTCCACTCCTTCCCcacctcagccccgcccccttcccccccattccaaccccctgcccccaagtctccacctcctcctctgagcacgcCATGTCcccgctccgccccctccctcctggagagtcctaagcgccgccaaacagctgttaggcggcgGGGAGCAGGAAGCGccggaagggaggggggaaggggaggaagtgggagcttggctgccggggGGGGGACAGAGCCAGTGCCTATGCTGCCGGCTCCCCCCGCTGATGGCCTGAGACGACGGGATTGCTACATGTTTGGCCGAGTCTACTGCAATAGAGTCGCTGATGCTCTTGTTTCCTGAGGGGGAGGGAAACTGAGTCTTTTGCAGTTGGCGATGGAGCATTCTCGTTCGTTAGCCAGCCCGtgtgggaaactccagcaggaggtggggggggattAACAGCCACAATGGATGCTCCCTTGCGGCGAGACTTGGGCTATCAACTGTCCATCCCAATACACATCTaacctatctatccatccatccccacacacatccatccatccatccatccatccatccacacacacacccatccatccatccatccccacacacacacccatccatccatccatccatccatcccccccacacccatccatccatccatccatccccccacacacccatccatccatccatccccccacacacacccatccatccatccatccatccatccccacacacacatccatccatccatccatccatccacacacacacccatccatccatccccccccacacccatccatccatccatccatccacacacacacccatccatccatccccacacacacacccatccatccatccatccccccccacacccatccatccatccatccatccatccccacacacacacccatccatccatccatccttccatccccacacacacccatccatccatccccacacacacacccatccatccatccatccttccatccccacacacacccatccatccatccatccatccttccatccccacacacacccatccatccatccatccttccatccccacacacacccatccatccatccatccccacacacacacccaaccatccatccatccttccatacccattcatccatccatccatccttccatccccccacacacccatccatccttccatccccccacacacccatccatccatcccccccacacccatccatccatccatccttccatccccacacacatccatccatccatccatccatccatccacacacacacccatccatccatccatccatccatccccccacacacccatccatccattcatccatccacacacacatccatccatccatccatccatccacacacacacacatccatccatccatccacacacacatccatccatccatccatccccacacatacccatccatccatccatcccccccacacccatccatccatccatccccacacacacacccatccatccccacacatccatccatccatccatccatccatccatccatccatccatccatccttccacacccatccatccatccatccccacatccatccatccatccatccatccatccttccatccccacaccatccatccatccccacacacaccatccatccatccatccccacacatacccattcatccatccatccatccttccatccccccacacacccatccatccatccccacatccatccatccatccatccccacccatccatccatccatccatccatcccaccacacacccatccatccattcatccatccacacacacatccatccatccatccatccatccacacacacacacatccatccatccatccccacacacatacatccatccatccatccccacacccatccatccatccatccatccccacacccatccatccatccacacccatccatccatccccacacacacatccatccatccatccatccatccatccatccatccatccatccatccatccatccatccacacacccatccatccatccatccatccccacacacatccatccatccatccatccacacacccatccacccatccatccatccatccccacacccacccatccatccatccctccatccatccatccatccatccatccatccatccatccatacatccatacatccatccatccttccatccccacacacacccatccatccatccatccccacacccatccatccatccatccatccatccatccatccccccacacacccatccatccatccatccatccccacacacatccatccatccatccatccatccatccccacacacacccatccatccTTATTTTTTGTTTGGTTAGAGAGTTCCAATTAGAGTAATACCTTGGTGCCAGTGGGAAGCCCCGACCCATTCTGAGCCCCCCGCTCCTGACACCGAATGGTCTGGTTGCATCATTAAAAGCTTCCTGTGAAGCCGGCAACTCATTTGAAGTCCACATTCTCGCCTCCCCCTTCTTGcgcctgcccctccctccatgcacACACTCAGACACTCACTGTAGATGAACAGGGCATAGTCACATTTGTATTGATTGTGTGCAATTAGATTTTTCTCTACTTCGTATTTGCCCTCATCTGCCATGGTCAGGTTGCTGATCTCCAGCGAATAGGTCCGGCCGTGGAGTCTCACTCGCCCTCTGTATCGCTCGTCCTCCACAGCAAGATGGGGCAGGGCTCCGGGCCCCCCCGGCGTGACGACAGCAAGATGCAcccttctgcctgaggctgcGTCCTGGCAAGGGCTGGGTGCATTCCAGGTGATGCGCTTGAACATCGCCTCGGAATCAAGCGGGAGGACGACTGATTCTCCCAGAATCCCATTCACCAGTTTGGGGGAACAAAATGAGAGAGCAGGACTTGTGTCTGACAACAGAGAATAAAAGGGTCCAGGAAACAGACCAAGCCCAGccacccccgcccctgcactgcgACTCCCTCCGGTCACGGAGTGTGAATTACAAAAGCCCTTTGCCCTTCACTAGCACCTCACTGGCTTGGGCCCCTTATGCCCATCCGTGAATTCTTGGGCCTGtcttagacaggaggtcagactaggtgatcccAAGGGTCTCTTCTGGCCGTGGAATCCCTGACTCAAGCCACATGGCGTGCTGTAGGTAGAAGGGAAATACagtcctgtccctttaaaatttCTCCtctcctgggggtgggtggggaaattTCCTTTCACACAGGAACTCAGTGTTACCCAATGGCATTCATCATGCAGGACTGGAGGAATTTTTAAAGGGCTGGTGATAAATTATCtccaagtggggaaactgaggcacagagtggtgcagtgACCTGCACAGGGTCACGGGCAGAGTCGGGAACAGGAGGGGCGGGTTCTGGGGCCGTTTCATCCCCTGGTCACCTGTTCCTTGCTCTCCCTGCTACCTCTGCCGGGGCGCGGGTAGGAGGGTTGTAAAGGgagagaacccagctctcctgttgGCCAGCTCTGGGATCTCACTGCTGGGCCCTCCTGCCGCTCCCTGGGGGTTGTTGTCTTGTTTAACAATATGGCCGTGACCCCCCCTCAAACCCTCAGTTCTTTTCATGGAGGCAGCAGCCCCAGTGAGTACCCCAGGGTGGCTGAGGGTCACTGCCTGGCAAACCACCCTCTGGGGAACAAACACCCCACAGGGCGAAGGAGAGAACCTCCGGCGGGAAcggcacggggtgggggggagcggaGAAGAGGgcacggggcggggggcgggagcGGAGAAGAGGCCAGCCAGGAACGGAGGCCGAGAGTCAGCACGTCGTCTCTGCGACATTCCCTCTGCCTGGGCAACAtgggggtcagggatgcaggatcaggccctcgcGTTGGCTGGGCTCAGACTGCACCGGATCCCTGGGGGcagagagacccccccccagcccaccccagctcctgggcctggcccctctgCTGCTCTCATCCCCTCCCCAAATTCACCCTTTCATTTCCAGCCCCCCGCTGGGGTGGATCCAGCCCCGCGTAACTTACCCCTGGGCTGGGAAAGCAGCAGGAGGAAAAGAAGGAAGGACCGGGGAGCTCCTGCCATCCTAGCGGGCTGCAGAACAAAACGCAGTCAGTGCCCGTGGAGCGATTGGTCAGAGATTGGGACGGTCGGGGTGGCCGGGTCTGGGTGCCGGGGAGATTCTGGGGTCACCCCACTGAACAGCGAGGGCTCTGCGAGGCTAAACCCAGCGTCAGCAGCTTTGAAGCTTCCTTTTCATCAGCCGATCTACCCTGCGGCAGGCACAGGATGAGataacccccccatccccatctcccctgcccttccccctcccggAGCCTTCTCCCTCCCGGTCGCTCGCACACAGGCTCAGCCCAACTCTGCCACCCCCAAGCCATGGGGCGCCCTTGGAGACAGTGACAGGGAAGCAGGATGCCTCTGGGGAGATGCAGGCCCCTTCCCAGGTGCACCTTGCTGGGATGATCGATCATGTGCATTGCAGCAGGGCCCGGGAGCCCCAATCACTGAGCAGGGCCCcgctgtgctaggggctgtacagacacatgaCTGTCCAACATTCCTCTCCCCGGTTGGTGGTTACACTCCAGATCGGCAGGCAGTTCTTGTGCCCCCTCTTGCATGGCAGCCTgaggctgctggggggtgggggtagggtgaGACCTGGGGACCCCTCACACCAGGAGACCGACCCCCATGTGTGAGAGCAACTCCCAACCTCACCCAGTGACATGGATGGCACAGGGCAGGGGTCATGCTGCCAGCCAGGGGCCTGATCCCACCCAGGGGAGGGGTTTAGCCGCCCGCCACTCTCTCCACAGGGCAGATCCAGATTCTGCAGGAGCTACTTTTCCACCCATCCTGTTTAAGGCTGTGAGGTGGGTCGAGTTCTTTCCCGCCTGGAACCGGCCCTTCTGTAATTGCACTGGCTACTCTGCAGGGTTTGCCCGGCTCTCTCTGCTACAGTTCTCCACCCTGCCCGCTACTCTTCACGGAGCAAGCTCCAGTTAGTCAGTATCACCTGGGTGGAAGGTGGGGTCCAGATTAAGGGACAGTCCCAGGCTGGGGCCTGCTCTACACCCCCTTTTTTGTCCTGGTTTAAAGAAGTCGGCTAGAGGGGTGATTTTTTCAAACAGATCTCGTTACACCGgtacaacccctagtgtggacacagttagaCTGGGATGAAGGGGCTTTATTCCCACATGGCTCATTCCCCTTCCCATATGGGAATAGCTATAGTGGGATAACCACTGTCATACCCATATGCCTCCACTCTAGGGGACTGGCATCGCTTGGCCTTGCCCGGGAGAGTGACAGCGGCCAGATCTGGCTCACAGCCGTGCTCATGACGGGCAGCGTAGGTTCTGGCACTGATAAGGCATCTTAGCCCAGGAACTGACACAGCAAGATACAGGAAAAGAGATAAGCCACTCTAGATAGACAGCACCTGATGCTGTATCCCCTCCGCAGCCTGGGGTGTAGCAGTGGCAAAAGGAATTGATCCCCTGCAGACTCTCCAGCAATTGACACACACCGGCCAGGGTCCTCACCGGCTGGGGCCTTTCCAATTCCTCCATCCACAGACTCAGTTTGGTGGCTGGCGCCGGCTCTTAATTCTGATCTTGGCGTTCTCCCCAGCGCTGCAGTTTCATGTGGTGTTCGGGTCACAGCGTGACTAGATAATCTCTGGCTCTGACAGCTGCTCAGGGTGTGGGGGATGCAACATACAGATACAGAGACATGGATGTGAAAGGAAATGTCCACAGATTCTCACATCCTGACACTGTCCGGGTGTCTGAGATGGGATACTGATCTAGATATAAAACTTTGTTCAGGACGACTCGCAGCTCACCCGCTGTGAAACCCTGTAGTGAGCGAAAACCCCCAAGGAGCCATTATAGAGACAGAGACAATGTAGAGTTCTGGTGAAACTTACAAAAAACTCCAAAGCTTGAAAGTCTGGAAATTCCCAGTTAAGCCCCCAGTGCCCTTAATTCTGCCCTTCTCACCCTTCCATCTTCCCTTCCTTGCAGGCAGAGTATCAGAAATGTGCTCCAGAGCCCATATAGTTGTTCACCCAGCTATGAGTTGCTCTGCTCCCACACTGACCCCTGCTATTTCCGTAGAATCATGTGATGACTTGATCTGGGCCTGGTAAGTTTGTACAAGATTTTCATAGATTCagattgtaaggccagaagggaccgttagaTCATCTaatgtgacctcctgtataacacaggccataaaagtGATGTGCCAACTCTGGATCTAATGGTCCTCGGAGAACGAGCTGGCACATGGGTCTATGAGGCCTGCCAAATGCAGAGAATTGTGAAAGACATCAGCTCAATTAAGGAAAACTGAGCTAAACCCAAAttctcttagggctggtctacactacagaggttTTGCTGCTATAGCTGTACAGGCAAAGTCCCCTAGTGGACACGTACCTTCTACCAGCTAACGGAGTTCTTTTGGCAGTACAGTTAAATGACATAAGCTGTATCAGCGCGGGtataagctgtgtctacactggcagagcat
Proteins encoded in this window:
- the LOC120390280 gene encoding SLAM family member 9-like; translated protein: MEELERPQPPARMAGAPRSFLLFLLLLSQPRDTSPALSFCSPKLVNGILGESVVLPLDSEAMFKRITWNAPSPCQDAASGRRVHLAVVTPGGPGALPHLAVEDERYRGRVRLHGRTYSLEISNLTMADEGKYEVEKNLIAHNQYKCDYALFIYKRLSEPELRVHPAMAGNGTCNVTFTCSAGERAWHLTYTWTRPAGGAILSTEESLLVQHRLGDEDSPVTCTATNPVSNSSASASPKAACEGPAPPQTPALSYCRAKGILVLGVLGTLLAGILTVHVLAAREQTRP